The following are encoded together in the Azospirillum lipoferum 4B genome:
- a CDS encoding methyl-accepting chemotaxis protein — protein MDGSFTLRPHLIADIATEAGNLGIEIADIAGHIEDVNARVTHQSEVFTQLRDTGAKMSRSTQRISEASAVARSVTEQARQEVDGSHDRVQRSLADIHALVSSVTGIEGQIAGLRDALDRVGKVAKEIFTIAKQTNLLALNATIEAARAGDAGRGFAVVANEVKSLSTKTSEATTEIDATLKVLNEQAQRLMAESSASAAKARAVSEGTAAIGTVIETVGRAMRELNGETDKIDAASAEIGANCGELEHEIADLAAGVKLSSDNLAQARDRVNSLVGMSERLIGITAELNIETVDTPFIATVKDAAAKVSAAFEEALARGDISEADLFDRSYQPVAGSDPQQVMTRFTQLCDRLLPGIQEPVLSANGRIVFCVAVDDNGYLPTHNRQFSQPQGKDPVWNAANCRNRRIFNDRVGLAAGRNTKPFLLQTYRRDMGGGKYALMKDVSAPVTVRGRHWGGLRLAYKV, from the coding sequence CTCGGCATCGAGATCGCGGACATCGCTGGCCACATCGAGGATGTGAACGCCCGCGTTACCCACCAGTCGGAGGTCTTCACGCAGTTGCGGGACACCGGCGCCAAGATGTCGCGCAGCACGCAGCGCATCTCGGAGGCCTCGGCGGTCGCGCGGTCGGTGACGGAACAGGCCCGGCAGGAAGTCGACGGTTCGCACGACCGGGTGCAGCGATCGCTGGCCGACATCCATGCGCTGGTGTCGTCGGTGACGGGCATCGAAGGGCAGATCGCCGGGCTGCGCGATGCGTTGGACCGCGTCGGCAAGGTCGCCAAGGAGATCTTCACCATCGCCAAGCAGACCAACCTGCTGGCGCTGAACGCCACCATCGAGGCGGCGCGGGCCGGCGATGCCGGGCGCGGCTTCGCCGTGGTCGCCAACGAGGTGAAATCGCTGTCCACCAAGACCAGCGAGGCGACGACGGAGATCGACGCGACGCTGAAGGTGCTGAATGAACAGGCCCAGCGCCTGATGGCCGAAAGCTCGGCCAGTGCGGCCAAGGCCCGTGCGGTCAGCGAAGGCACGGCCGCCATCGGCACGGTGATCGAGACGGTCGGCCGCGCCATGCGCGAGCTGAACGGCGAGACAGACAAGATCGACGCCGCCTCGGCCGAGATCGGCGCCAACTGCGGCGAGCTGGAGCACGAGATCGCCGATCTGGCCGCCGGCGTGAAGCTGTCCAGCGACAACCTCGCCCAGGCCCGCGACCGGGTGAACAGCCTCGTCGGCATGAGCGAGCGGCTGATCGGCATCACCGCGGAGCTGAACATCGAGACGGTCGACACGCCCTTCATCGCCACGGTGAAGGACGCCGCCGCCAAGGTGTCCGCTGCCTTCGAAGAGGCGCTGGCCCGCGGCGACATCAGCGAGGCCGACCTGTTCGACCGCAGTTACCAGCCGGTCGCCGGATCGGACCCCCAGCAGGTGATGACCCGCTTCACCCAGCTGTGCGACCGCCTGCTGCCGGGAATCCAGGAGCCGGTGCTGTCCGCCAACGGACGGATCGTCTTCTGCGTGGCGGTGGACGACAACGGCTATCTGCCCACCCACAACCGGCAATTCAGCCAGCCGCAGGGCAAAGACCCGGTGTGGAACGCCGCCAACTGCCGCAACCGGCGCATCTTCAACGACCGCGTCGGTCTGGCCGCCGGGCGCAACACCAAGCCATTCCTGCTGCAGACCTACCGCCGCGACATGGGCGGTGGGAAATACGCCCTGATGAAGGACGTCTCGGCGCCCGTCACGGTGCGCGGCCGGCATTGGGGCGGGCTGCGGCTGGCCTACAAGGTGTGA